The DNA window ACTTTAAACAAGCTAGGGTTATAGCCAAGTCCTATGTTAAACTTTTGTTCCAAAAACACGTTTCGCATAACAAGTATACCTGTTGTAGCGTCATAGGTATATGAAGAATACCAATAATTGCCAACGAGCGGGAGTGTCAATCCGATTTTGTTACCATTACCAAATCCGTAAACATTGAATGTTTGAGTAGCGGAAAACGAATCCACTATAATGGAAGACGTATCATCTGCTAAATAGAAGTTTTGTGTTCTATAAACTGGtaataaagaattggatATATAAATAGTTGAATTGTTTGTCGCAATAAAACAACCAGTACCGTTAATTTGAGTTCTTTGTTGGTACACTTGATTactcaatttgatttgaccATTGTTAACAATGGTTCCCAAAGGCAATCCAAGTGAAACTACACCACTGGTTCTTTGATCCTGATGAAAACTCAAAAGTCCATCATTTGTCCAATTGGATGCACTAATATCCATTGTATTCGGAAACGTACCAGATGCTGAAAAAAACATTTTGCCAGTATTTCGAAATGTCAGAGTGGCAATCCTATAAGTGGCAGATGTGAATGAAGCACGGGAGTCAAATATGATATTCCCCTGGTTGTGAAAAACAccaaaaaatgaaacaaagGCCACTTGAAGTGCCAAAATAGGCGACGTCAgggaaacaaaaaaactGGCATGGGGTTCAACTGTTAAACTACCCAAAAAAGTGGAGATAGAATTGTCGACAATGGACCAAAAGACACCTGATTTGATAGTAATATCTTGCATGtcaaaatttaatttaccACGatctattttattttcctTTATTTCAAGAGCCAGAAATATAGGTAGCAAACAAATGATAAATACTATAACCTTTAAAAACGGAAACATGTCTTTGAAAATAGTATAGAATTGGTTGATATAGTTAATATCAGTTTCAAAaaacctaaaaaaaaaacgctGGATCCCAATATTTCTTTGAGTTATACCTTGATTATCAAATCCTCAGTATTTAAATAGAAATGCATTTCATTCATGTAGTTGGTGTTTCAAATGTCATGTTGTAAATTATAAGACACCTACCAGGAAATTATTCATCAAAAAGGGGGTTGCATAATTTGCTTGTCAATTTTCAACTCAAATTGCAGATAAACCATCCTCCATTGGCGTATTAGCTTTAAGGAGATTCAATGTTAcgtttcaaaaaaatattccaATGTTGTTAGCCAAGGATTATTGAATACATTTCTTAGTCAATCATTCCTTTTTGAGTTAAGATATTAGATGAATcattgaaataataaatcaatttggttaaaaaagagaaaaaaaaataataataaatccaaaaaagagaataaaaatatcatACGTTAAAGAGGAATAAAAATTTGCACTTagaaatcaatattatcaaaaatacAACATTGGAAGTCAaaacattttcatttaCTTTATGAAAAACAGGCGttggttgaaaaaaacCAATACTCAATTATTGTCATCTTTATCTATAATCATGTTGCATATCGACTCTAACttgatattgattaattaagCATCAAAGTTTACCAATTAAGACTTGtacaaaacaacaacccCCTACGCAATTACACTATTACAAGTACGCCTCAttcttccaaaaaaaaacagattATCAAATACAACTTTATTCTgcaatcaaaaacaattataaaATACAATTGGAACTTTGTAAAAAACCTATACAcatatataatttataaacaagcatataataataatgggcAAGGTTGAGATTAGGATTCTTCTTCGCCTAATTCAAAATAACTAATGTCTTGATTAGCGTCTTGCAATGAGCCAAGATCACCTGGCGTGAGTAACAAACTTCTTGGAGAACCGGGAACTGACATTGGTCTAGTGATTTTCATCTTTGACTCGACTACTTTCTCACCAACATAATCAGGATAAGCTCTTTTAAGTGCCAACAAACGAGCCTTGGAATATTCCGAATGAACTGATCTCCAATCCAAAAGAACACTCAATCTCTCAGTTCTATTTCTTTGGTTGATTCTTTGTCTTCTGGATTTCGCACAGAAATCAAACATGTAATCAgtcaattgattgatagaTTCATCGACAGACTTCATTCTTCTGTCAACAATGTAAATACCATAATCGGTTGGGTTTTCAACCAAATCATTCATGTAGCACCCAAATCCAGATAAATTGGTGGTGATAGAAGGTATACCCATGACAGTACACTCAGCTGGAGTGTAACCCCAAGGTTCATAGTAGGACGGGAACACACCCAAATGGCACCCTCTAACAAATTCATCGTAATCTAATGATAAAATAGGGTTGTTAGCATTCAAGAATTCTGGATGGAAAATAATCTTTACTCTATCCTCTGGTTTGTTAAATAACTGGACTCTTCTGATATGGTTCAAGACTGGATCAGTACTGTCGTCAACCATGTTGTGGGTGACGATTGGTGGCAAACCGTCTCTCTTCAATGCAAATATACGTCTTTTCAACAAAACTCTGTCAGCTGGTTTAATCAACTCATCAATAGTTGGCACTTCATCGTTTCCTTGATGGTCAGCATTAGGATATCTAGCAcaatattcaaataatcTTTCACCAACTTTCTTTTGTACTTCTCCAATGGTTGACTCCAATTGTTTAACAACAGCTTGACCTTTCAAAGTCTCAACGGTGTAAGATTGAGTTTTTCCTGGCATAATAATGAAAGCCACAACTGTGGTTTTGGAACCTGCCTCTTTCAACTTATGATTCAATCTAGCCAAGGATtcaataaagaaatcaCACCCCTTATTTCTAAACTCATATCTACCAGCAATGAAGAAATATAAAGTATTatctaaatcaaaatcGTAGTTACCATAGAAATGTCCTTTGACAAATTCGTTAATCTTGGCCTTTTTAATGGCATGCAAATTTTGGAACTCGTGAACCGCTTGGAATTTCACGACATTCAACCCATTGGGCAAAACCCCGTctggttttcttttcaacaaaTGCTCTGCCTCATAGGCAGTAATATCGGAAACGGTGGTGAAGACATCAGCCGAATGTGTAGCAGACCTTTCAATACAGTAACGGTGATAAATACCCCTTTTACCAGCTTCAGCATCAACATCAAACTTGTCTAAATTGTTGTAGAAATCGGTACTACCAGCACACAAATATCTTCCCAATAATGTTGCATGGGTGGTGAAAATGGTGGTAACATCAATTCTTCTCTTTCTACATAATGGCAACGCAATACCTGCTAACCATTCATGACATTGACAAATAACAGCACGATCACGGTCAT is part of the Candida dubliniensis CD36 chromosome R, complete sequence genome and encodes:
- a CDS encoding glycogen [starch] synthase, putative (Similar to S. cerevisiae GSY1) translates to MARDIDNHLLFEVATEVAHKVGGIYSVLKSKAPVTVAEYRERYTLLGPLHYDSAQIEVEELPVTDPHIKQTLDSMSSKGIRWLYGRWLIEGAPRVLLFDIWSAGHYLNEWKADLWNVAGIPTPDHDSETNDAILLGYLVAWFLGELVYNDRDRAVICQCHEWLAGIALPLCRKRRIDVTTIFTTHATLLGRYLCAGSTDFYNNLDKFDVDAEAGKRGIYHRYCIERSATHSADVFTTVSDITAYEAEHLLKRKPDGVLPNGLNVVKFQAVHEFQNLHAIKKAKINEFVKGHFYGNYDFDLDNTLYFFIAGRYEFRNKGCDFFIESLARLNHKLKEAGSKTTVVAFIIMPGKTQSYTVETLKGQAVVKQLESTIGEVQKKVGERLFEYCARYPNADHQGNDEVPTIDELIKPADRVLLKRRIFALKRDGLPPIVTHNMVDDSTDPVLNHIRRVQLFNKPEDRVKIIFHPEFLNANNPILSLDYDEFVRGCHLGVFPSYYEPWGYTPAECTVMGIPSITTNLSGFGCYMNDLVENPTDYGIYIVDRRMKSVDESINQLTDYMFDFCAKSRRQRINQRNRTERLSVLLDWRSVHSEYSKARLLALKRAYPDYVGEKVVESKMKITRPMSVPGSPRSLLLTPGDLGSLQDANQDISYFELGEEES